A window from Staphylococcus succinus encodes these proteins:
- a CDS encoding DUF418 domain-containing protein: MALDTRRKRILELDYMRGFALLGIMLTNIITIFHLPIPINHEQANYLKFLDFFIESKFFTIFSFLFGMGFYIFIRNSKAKELNSTIVFIRRLVILAGFGIVHQLLQPGEALLLYSIMGLLLIPSYYLNKYINLSVGLILLGLCLYIGNKTLLPIPYFILGLTAGQFNIFDNVKNKVLVVLMSVSGLLSLASWIMLSKFYVFPNYKFIDGALSKEVINNFIQDKAIYEHLIIITSPFIALFYVSLLLLSVRVQILRRILCPLQLYGRMALTNYIGQTLLIYLAILLIGNGRIDYIDTLWICITVYIFQLIFSAWWLKYFEYGPLEYIWRLGTYWKLFSIIKK; the protein is encoded by the coding sequence ATGGCATTAGATACGAGGCGTAAACGAATTTTAGAATTAGATTATATGAGAGGATTTGCCTTACTTGGTATCATGCTTACGAATATAATTACTATATTTCATTTACCAATACCCATCAATCATGAACAAGCTAATTATTTAAAGTTTCTTGATTTTTTTATTGAAAGTAAATTCTTCACAATTTTTTCATTCTTGTTTGGAATGGGTTTTTATATATTTATTCGAAATAGTAAAGCTAAAGAATTAAATAGTACTATAGTTTTTATAAGGCGACTAGTTATTTTAGCGGGTTTCGGTATTGTGCATCAATTACTTCAGCCAGGGGAAGCGTTATTGTTATATTCAATCATGGGGCTATTATTAATACCAAGTTATTATTTAAATAAATATATAAATTTAAGTGTGGGGTTAATTTTGCTAGGTTTGTGTTTATATATAGGAAATAAAACGTTATTACCGATTCCATACTTTATATTGGGGCTTACAGCAGGACAATTTAATATTTTTGACAATGTAAAAAATAAAGTGTTAGTGGTATTAATGAGCGTATCTGGTTTATTATCACTAGCCAGTTGGATTATGTTAAGTAAGTTTTATGTATTTCCAAATTATAAATTTATAGATGGTGCTTTAAGTAAGGAAGTAATAAATAACTTTATTCAAGATAAAGCTATTTATGAACATTTAATAATTATTACTAGTCCATTTATAGCATTATTTTATGTCTCTTTATTATTGTTAAGTGTTAGAGTTCAAATTTTGCGCAGAATCTTATGCCCATTGCAACTATATGGGAGAATGGCACTTACAAATTATATAGGACAGACTTTATTAATATACTTAGCGATATTACTTATAGGTAATGGGCGTATAGATTATATAGATACTTTATGGATTTGTATTACGGTCTATATTTTTCAATTGATATTCAGTGCGTGGTGGTTGAAATACTTTGAATATGGACCATTGGAATATATTTGGCGTTTAGGAACTTATTGGAAGCTGTTTAGTATAATTAAAAAATAA
- the rpoZ gene encoding DNA-directed RNA polymerase subunit omega codes for MLYPPLNQLTSKINSKYLIATTAAKRAREIDENPETALLNKYNSKKPVGKALEEIADGEIYPDGTIKLS; via the coding sequence ATGTTATACCCACCATTAAACCAATTAACATCAAAGATTAACTCGAAATATTTAATTGCAACTACTGCTGCAAAACGTGCACGTGAAATAGATGAAAATCCAGAAACTGCATTGTTAAATAAATACAACTCAAAAAAACCCGTAGGTAAAGCTTTAGAAGAAATTGCTGACGGTGAAATTTATCCAGACGGTACAATAAAACTTTCTTAA
- a CDS encoding Rqc2 family fibronectin-binding protein encodes MAYDGLFTRKMVESLQFLVDGRIHKINQPENDTLIVVVRQSRKNHQLLLSIHPSFTRMHLTNKKYDNPFDPPMFARVFRKHLEGGIVKAIRQIGNDRRVEIDVESKDEIGDTIHRTMILEIMGKHSNLVLVDENRKIIEGFKHLTPNTNQYRTVMPGFEYETPPLQNKVNPYDITGDEALKYIDFNSGKIARQLLDQFEGFSPLITNEIVSRKQFMTAQTLPEAFDTVMAETNEAATPIFHKNHETGKEDFYFMQLNQFYDDVVLYDSLHDLLDRYYDARGERERVKQRANDLVKFVQQQLHKYQNKLSKLLDEQEGTKDKELQQLYGELITANIYRIKQGDKEVTALNYYTGEEVTIPLKTTKSPAVNAQLYYKQYNKLKTRAHELHHQIDLTKENIAYFESIDQQLAHISVDDIDDIRDELAEQGYMKQRKQSKKKKKQTIQLQEYVSTDGDTILVGKNNKQNDYLTNKKASKNHLWFHTKDIPGSHVVILNDDPSETTIKEAAMLSGYFSKAGNSGQIPVDYTEIKHVHKPSGSKPGFVTYDNQKTLFATPDYDHIQKLKVK; translated from the coding sequence ATGGCATACGATGGTTTATTTACAAGAAAAATGGTGGAATCGTTACAATTTTTAGTAGACGGTAGAATCCACAAAATAAATCAACCAGAAAACGACACGCTGATTGTCGTTGTTCGTCAAAGTCGTAAAAATCATCAACTTCTACTTTCTATCCATCCTAGTTTTACTAGAATGCATCTCACTAATAAAAAATATGACAACCCATTTGATCCCCCTATGTTTGCTCGCGTATTCCGTAAGCATCTTGAAGGTGGTATTGTAAAAGCAATTAGACAAATTGGTAATGATAGACGTGTAGAGATAGATGTTGAAAGCAAAGATGAAATTGGCGATACAATACATCGTACTATGATTTTAGAAATTATGGGTAAACATAGTAATTTGGTACTCGTTGATGAAAATCGTAAAATTATTGAAGGATTTAAACATTTAACGCCTAATACGAATCAATATCGTACGGTTATGCCGGGGTTTGAATATGAAACACCCCCGTTACAAAACAAAGTGAATCCCTATGATATCACTGGTGACGAGGCTTTAAAATATATTGATTTTAACAGTGGAAAAATAGCACGACAATTACTCGATCAATTTGAAGGTTTCAGTCCATTAATTACAAATGAAATTGTAAGTCGCAAACAATTTATGACAGCTCAAACGCTACCAGAAGCTTTTGATACAGTGATGGCTGAAACAAATGAAGCGGCTACACCAATCTTCCATAAAAACCACGAAACAGGTAAAGAAGACTTTTATTTCATGCAATTAAATCAATTTTATGATGACGTTGTTCTATATGACTCTCTTCATGATTTACTTGATCGCTATTATGATGCACGTGGCGAAAGAGAACGTGTCAAACAACGCGCCAATGATTTAGTGAAATTTGTACAACAACAACTTCATAAGTATCAAAATAAACTAAGTAAACTGTTGGATGAGCAAGAAGGCACTAAAGATAAAGAACTGCAGCAGTTATATGGAGAATTAATCACAGCCAACATCTATCGTATTAAACAGGGCGACAAAGAAGTAACTGCACTTAACTATTATACCGGTGAAGAAGTAACTATTCCTCTGAAAACAACGAAATCTCCTGCAGTTAATGCTCAACTCTACTATAAGCAATACAACAAGTTAAAAACGAGAGCCCATGAACTACATCATCAAATTGATTTGACTAAAGAAAATATTGCTTATTTTGAAAGTATCGACCAACAACTTGCACATATTTCTGTAGACGATATAGATGATATTCGTGATGAATTGGCAGAACAAGGCTATATGAAACAACGCAAACAAAGTAAAAAGAAAAAGAAACAAACCATACAACTACAAGAGTATGTATCAACAGACGGGGACACAATACTCGTAGGTAAAAACAATAAACAAAATGATTATTTAACAAATAAGAAAGCCTCAAAAAATCATCTTTGGTTCCACACTAAAGATATTCCAGGGTCACACGTTGTAATACTAAATGATGATCCAAGCGAAACAACCATTAAAGAGGCTGCGATGTTATCTGGCTACTTTTCCAAGGCTGGCAATTCAGGCCAAATCCCTGTAGATTACACTGAAATCAAACACGTTCATAAACCTTCAGGATCAAAACCTGGTTTTGTAACTTACGATAATCAAAAAACACTTTTTGCTACGCCAGATTACGATCATATTCAAAAATTAAAAGTTAAATAA
- the coaBC gene encoding bifunctional phosphopantothenoylcysteine decarboxylase/phosphopantothenate--cysteine ligase CoaBC, with product MKRILLAVTGGIAAYKAIDLTSKLTQAGYDVSVMLTDHAQEFVTPLAFQAIGRNPVYTSTFIEQNPKEIQHVALGDWADAIVVAPATANTIAKLAHGIADDMVTSTLIATETPKFVAPAMNVHMYENNRTQQNMATLRSDGYYFLEPGEGYLACGYVAKGRMEEPLQIVERLNLFFKDMQQNQTTKESRFEGVHALVTAGPTIEELDPVRYLSNRSSGKMGYALAESLEKRGAIVTLVSGPTNIAPPENVDTIQVTSAEEMFKVVKNRFETQDIIFKAAAVSDYAPVETLDHKLKKQDGTLSVTFKRTPDILKYLGEHKTSQFLVGFAAETQNIETYAQQKLKHKNADVIIANNVGDRTIGFSSDDNDYTMYFENGNETHLGKAKKVILAERILDSLENRWQ from the coding sequence ATGAAACGAATCTTACTTGCTGTAACAGGCGGTATAGCTGCATATAAAGCCATCGATTTAACGAGTAAATTAACGCAAGCTGGATATGATGTGAGCGTTATGCTTACAGATCATGCACAAGAATTTGTAACCCCTTTAGCTTTTCAGGCGATAGGAAGAAATCCCGTATATACAAGTACATTTATTGAACAAAACCCTAAAGAAATACAACATGTTGCATTAGGGGACTGGGCAGATGCAATTGTAGTTGCGCCAGCGACTGCCAATACAATTGCTAAATTAGCACATGGTATTGCTGATGACATGGTGACTTCAACATTAATAGCTACAGAAACGCCCAAATTTGTTGCACCAGCAATGAATGTGCATATGTACGAGAATAATAGAACGCAGCAAAACATGGCCACATTACGTTCAGATGGTTATTATTTTCTTGAACCAGGTGAAGGTTATTTAGCATGTGGATACGTTGCAAAAGGTCGTATGGAAGAGCCTTTGCAAATTGTAGAAAGATTAAATTTATTTTTCAAGGACATGCAACAGAATCAAACTACAAAAGAAAGTCGATTTGAAGGTGTGCATGCTTTAGTTACAGCTGGCCCAACTATCGAAGAGTTAGATCCAGTTAGATACTTGTCAAATCGTTCCTCTGGAAAAATGGGGTATGCTTTAGCTGAGTCTTTAGAGAAACGAGGAGCAATAGTAACTTTGGTTTCAGGTCCAACAAATATCGCGCCTCCAGAAAATGTAGATACGATTCAAGTTACTAGCGCAGAAGAAATGTTTAAAGTAGTTAAAAACCGTTTTGAAACACAGGATATCATATTCAAAGCTGCTGCAGTATCAGATTATGCCCCTGTAGAAACATTGGACCATAAATTGAAAAAACAAGATGGAACATTATCTGTTACGTTTAAACGTACACCTGATATTTTGAAGTATTTAGGTGAACACAAGACCAGTCAATTTTTAGTAGGCTTTGCTGCAGAGACACAAAACATCGAAACGTATGCGCAACAAAAATTAAAACATAAAAATGCAGATGTCATTATTGCTAATAATGTAGGTGATCGTACAATAGGGTTTAGTTCGGATGACAATGACTATACGATGTACTTTGAAAATGGTAATGAGACGCATTTAGGTAAAGCCAAGAAAGTCATTTTAGCGGAGCGTATACTAGACAGTTTAGAAAATAGGTGGCAATAA
- the priA gene encoding primosomal protein N', giving the protein MIAKVIVDIPSKSVDFTFDYIIPSRLQSMIQVGMRVVVPFGHRTIQGYVMVITEQPDNSIDISKLKEIKEIQDIKPELTQELIELTDWYNNYFVTKRISMLEVMLPSAIKAKYTKVFSVVDSEAVPLQLQRRFNEEGHYLYKTAQQNDDLATIAPLLKNGAIEEVTILSQKLSKKKQRAVRVIEDFDYDAVLGSLEKSPKQYDLYAYLVDERHHTVMLKHIEEMGFSKSSVDTLTRKAYIEKYDAIVERDPFETRVFEKDEKQLLTSEQQQAFDAILETIKTHEQRTFLLHGVTGSGKTEVYLQTIEEVLNLDRQAMMLVPEIALTPQMVLRFKRRFGDEVAVLHSGLSKGERYDEWQKIRDGKARVSVGARSSVFAPFKDLGMIIIDEEHESSYKQEDYPRYHARDIAQWRSQYHDCPLILGSATPSLESYARADKGVYELLSLPHRVNQQAMPEIEIVDMRAELSAGNRSMFSGQLREAIQQRLDRKEQIVLFLNRRGYASFMLCRDCGHVPQCPNCDISLTYHKSTDQLKCHYCGHRETPPNKCPSCESEHIRQVGTGTQRVEELLQEAFQEARIIRMDVDTTSRKGAHEKLLDDFGAGKGDILLGTQMIAKGLDFPNITLVGVLNADTMLNLPDFRASERTYQLLTQVAGRAGRHEKEGEVIIQTYNPEHYAIKDVQDNDYTAFFQKEMNYRKIGKYPPYFFMINFTIAHKDMKKVMEASKHIHKVLLQHLTEKALVLGPSPAALSRINNEYRFQILVKYKNEPALHEALKYLDDYYHDLYLKDKLSLRIDINPQMMM; this is encoded by the coding sequence ATGATAGCAAAAGTAATTGTTGATATACCTTCTAAGAGTGTAGATTTCACCTTTGACTATATCATTCCTTCTAGATTGCAATCAATGATACAAGTAGGTATGCGTGTAGTGGTTCCTTTTGGCCATAGGACGATACAAGGTTATGTCATGGTGATTACAGAACAGCCAGATAATAGTATAGATATATCGAAATTAAAAGAAATCAAAGAAATTCAAGATATCAAGCCAGAGTTGACCCAAGAACTTATTGAATTAACAGATTGGTATAATAATTATTTTGTTACCAAACGTATTTCAATGTTGGAAGTTATGTTACCGAGTGCAATCAAAGCGAAGTATACAAAAGTTTTTTCTGTGGTAGATTCGGAAGCTGTTCCATTACAATTGCAACGAAGATTTAATGAAGAAGGTCATTATTTATATAAAACAGCACAACAAAATGACGATTTAGCCACCATAGCACCACTATTAAAAAATGGTGCAATTGAGGAAGTTACTATACTTTCTCAAAAGCTCAGTAAAAAGAAACAACGTGCGGTGAGAGTGATTGAAGACTTTGATTATGACGCCGTTTTAGGGTCGTTAGAAAAGTCACCTAAGCAATATGATTTATATGCCTATTTAGTTGATGAACGTCATCATACAGTAATGTTAAAACATATAGAAGAAATGGGATTCTCAAAATCAAGTGTAGATACATTAACACGTAAAGCTTATATAGAGAAATATGATGCGATCGTAGAACGCGACCCATTTGAAACACGAGTTTTTGAAAAAGATGAAAAGCAACTACTTACATCTGAACAACAACAAGCTTTTGATGCAATTTTAGAAACCATCAAAACGCATGAACAACGGACATTTCTATTACATGGTGTTACAGGTTCGGGAAAGACCGAAGTTTATTTACAAACAATCGAGGAAGTATTAAATCTAGATAGACAAGCGATGATGCTCGTACCGGAAATAGCACTTACGCCGCAAATGGTATTGAGATTTAAACGTCGATTTGGTGATGAGGTTGCAGTATTACATTCTGGTTTATCCAAAGGTGAGCGGTATGATGAATGGCAAAAGATAAGAGATGGTAAAGCACGCGTAAGCGTTGGCGCACGGTCAAGTGTATTTGCACCATTTAAAGATTTAGGAATGATTATTATTGATGAAGAACATGAATCTTCATATAAGCAAGAAGACTATCCAAGATATCACGCTAGAGATATTGCACAATGGCGTAGTCAGTATCACGATTGTCCGTTGATATTAGGAAGTGCGACGCCAAGTTTAGAGAGCTATGCAAGAGCAGATAAAGGTGTTTATGAATTATTATCTTTACCACATAGAGTGAATCAACAGGCGATGCCAGAAATAGAAATTGTCGACATGAGAGCCGAGTTGAGTGCAGGTAACCGGTCTATGTTTTCAGGACAATTACGAGAAGCAATTCAACAACGATTAGATCGCAAAGAACAAATTGTATTGTTTTTAAATCGTCGTGGTTATGCCTCGTTTATGTTGTGCCGTGATTGCGGACATGTGCCACAATGTCCAAACTGTGACATCTCATTGACGTACCATAAATCAACCGATCAATTAAAATGCCACTATTGTGGCCATCGGGAAACACCTCCTAATAAATGTCCAAGCTGTGAAAGTGAGCATATCAGACAAGTAGGTACTGGTACGCAACGTGTGGAAGAGCTTTTACAAGAGGCGTTTCAAGAAGCGCGTATTATCCGTATGGATGTAGATACAACATCTAGAAAAGGCGCACATGAAAAATTATTAGATGATTTTGGTGCTGGTAAAGGGGATATTTTATTAGGTACTCAAATGATTGCCAAAGGATTAGATTTTCCCAATATCACGCTTGTGGGTGTCTTGAATGCAGATACGATGTTAAATCTACCTGACTTTAGAGCAAGTGAGCGTACATATCAATTGCTAACACAAGTTGCAGGTCGTGCAGGACGTCATGAGAAAGAAGGAGAAGTCATTATACAAACCTACAATCCAGAACATTATGCAATTAAAGATGTTCAAGATAATGACTATACTGCTTTTTTTCAAAAAGAAATGAATTACAGAAAAATAGGTAAATATCCACCTTATTTCTTTATGATTAACTTTACCATTGCACATAAAGATATGAAAAAAGTTATGGAAGCTTCTAAACATATTCATAAAGTTTTGTTACAACATCTAACAGAGAAAGCACTAGTACTAGGGCCATCACCAGCAGCATTATCAAGAATAAATAACGAGTATCGCTTTCAAATCCTAGTTAAATATAAAAATGAACCTGCGTTACACGAGGCGTTGAAATATTTAGATGATTATTATCATGATTTGTACTTAAAAGATAAATTATCATTAAGAATAGATATTAACCCACAAATGATGATGTAA
- a CDS encoding YitT family protein — MKMIQQLFRNHTKNIIVCLIGSFISAIAVNCFILGSNLGDGGTVGISLALKYAFGFSPALTSLIINTIVIIVGWKFLSRRTAIYTFISNTAISIFLDLTEGWNTGVDNFVVNATFGGVLVGIGIGLVIASGGVIGGTSVVAKMLNKYFDIKTSQAIFVLDGLVVLSFIFVLPLTNVLFTIIMLFITERATSFIIEGFNPKKAVTIISSHNETISDKINSFTGRGSTLLNGKGGYGKNETSMLYVVVPQSQVTRVKKLVNEEDENAFLVIHDVRDVLGNGFMNLS; from the coding sequence TTGAAAATGATACAACAATTATTTCGTAACCATACAAAAAATATTATCGTTTGTTTAATTGGATCATTCATTAGCGCGATTGCAGTTAACTGCTTTATCCTTGGATCTAATCTCGGTGATGGGGGCACAGTAGGTATATCTCTAGCTTTAAAATATGCCTTTGGTTTTTCACCTGCGTTAACATCATTAATTATTAATACTATTGTAATCATTGTAGGTTGGAAATTTTTAAGCAGAAGAACAGCGATTTATACATTCATATCTAATACTGCGATATCTATATTTTTAGATTTAACAGAAGGATGGAATACAGGTGTAGATAACTTTGTTGTTAATGCTACCTTTGGAGGTGTATTAGTAGGCATAGGGATTGGCTTAGTCATCGCATCCGGTGGAGTTATTGGGGGAACATCGGTAGTTGCGAAGATGTTAAATAAGTATTTCGATATAAAAACCTCTCAAGCTATATTTGTATTGGATGGACTGGTTGTACTCTCGTTTATTTTCGTACTTCCATTAACTAATGTATTATTTACAATCATTATGTTGTTTATCACGGAACGGGCAACTTCATTTATTATTGAAGGCTTTAATCCCAAAAAGGCAGTCACTATTATTTCTAGTCATAATGAAACAATAAGCGATAAAATTAATAGTTTTACTGGAAGGGGATCCACACTCCTAAATGGTAAAGGGGGTTATGGTAAAAATGAAACCAGTATGCTTTATGTTGTAGTACCACAATCACAAGTTACAAGAGTGAAAAAATTAGTGAATGAAGAGGATGAAAATGCATTTTTAGTAATACATGATGTACGTGATGTGTTAGGTAACGGATTTATGAATTTATCATAA
- the gmk gene encoding guanylate kinase, whose amino-acid sequence MDNEKGLLIVLSGPSGVGKGTVRKKIFDDPSTSYKYSISMTTRDMREGEVDGVDYFFKAKSDFEELIKQDQFIEYAEYVGNYYGTPVQYVKDTMDQGHDVFLEIEVEGAKQVRKKFPDALFIFLAPPSLDHLRERLVGRGTESDEKIQSRVHEARKEVEMMNLYDYVVVNDEVDLAKQRIQSIVDAEHLKRERIEAKYRKMILEAKK is encoded by the coding sequence ATGGATAATGAGAAAGGTTTGTTGATTGTACTATCTGGACCTTCTGGTGTAGGGAAAGGTACAGTTAGAAAGAAAATATTTGATGACCCATCCACATCTTATAAATATTCTATTTCAATGACAACACGTGATATGCGTGAGGGTGAAGTTGATGGCGTTGATTACTTTTTCAAAGCAAAGTCTGACTTTGAAGAATTAATTAAACAAGATCAATTCATAGAATATGCAGAGTATGTTGGCAATTATTATGGGACGCCTGTGCAGTATGTTAAAGACACTATGGATCAAGGTCATGATGTGTTTTTAGAGATTGAAGTCGAAGGTGCCAAACAAGTGCGTAAGAAGTTTCCAGATGCATTGTTTATATTTCTTGCTCCGCCAAGTTTAGACCATTTACGTGAACGATTAGTCGGTCGTGGTACAGAATCTGATGAAAAAATTCAAAGCCGTGTGCACGAAGCGCGTAAAGAAGTGGAAATGATGAACTTGTATGATTATGTTGTCGTTAATGATGAAGTTGATTTAGCCAAGCAACGTATTCAATCGATTGTAGATGCAGAGCATTTGAAAAGAGAACGCATTGAAGCAAAATATAGAAAAATGATATTGGAGGCAAAAAAATAA
- a CDS encoding VOC family protein codes for MAIPKITTFLMFNGEAEEAINLYVNTFEDAEILTLVKYSESDDAPTGAVQHAIFRLKDQIFMAIDNVNGVDIDMNPAMSLYVTVDSPLEMERLFSKLKSGGAILMPKTEMPPFREFAWIQDKFGVNFQLALPNQ; via the coding sequence ATGGCAATACCTAAAATAACTACATTCTTGATGTTCAATGGAGAAGCGGAAGAAGCGATTAATTTATATGTAAATACATTTGAAGATGCAGAAATTTTAACATTAGTAAAATATAGTGAAAGTGATGATGCACCTACAGGCGCTGTTCAACATGCAATATTTAGACTTAAAGATCAAATATTTATGGCCATAGATAACGTAAATGGTGTGGATATTGATATGAACCCTGCAATGTCCTTATATGTAACGGTTGATAGCCCGTTAGAAATGGAACGCTTATTTAGTAAACTGAAAAGTGGTGGTGCAATATTAATGCCGAAAACAGAAATGCCACCGTTTAGAGAATTTGCATGGATTCAAGATAAGTTCGGAGTAAACTTCCAATTAGCGCTACCTAATCAATAA